From one Pecten maximus chromosome 8, xPecMax1.1, whole genome shotgun sequence genomic stretch:
- the LOC117333010 gene encoding rhodopsin, GQ-coupled-like encodes MVVGVTELAPLNTTHLYDTYDYFIHPHWKQFEPVSETWHYFIGLFITCIGISGVIGNIVVISIFTSTKTLKSPSNMLIVNLALSDLTFSAVNGFPLLTVSAFNTKWVFGDVACQFYGFIGGIFGLMSINTLAMISIDRCICITRPLQAARIMTRKTAFLMIVVVWVWAVGWSLLPFFGLGAYIPEGFQTSCTFDYLTKSLSNRIYIIGMYVFAFALPLVLIIGSYIMIIGAIRKHAREMASMADKLNAEEAEKQEKTKAEIKITKIAMMLISLFILSWSPYATIALMAQFGDPSFVTPLMSEMPVMLAKASAMHNPIVYALSHPKFRAALNEKAPCFLNCCRPSPKPPAEPPSRAPVGRTASECSASTVASSYGPGYEMQPTMNQGVNSGELVKELVGAIVSMANNQPKTVQPVFIPGTGSAAATPVAVPSTPTPTAEQVQTTSAVIEKATKELKA; translated from the coding sequence ATGGTTGTGGGAGTGACGGAGTTGGCGCCGCTGAACACCACTCATCTGTACGATACATATGACTACTTCATCCATCCCCACTGGAAGCAGTTCGAACCCGTGTCGGAAACATGGCACTACTTCATCGGTCTTTTCATCACATGTATTGGCATCAGCGGTGTAATTGGTAACATCGTGGTCATTTCGATCTTTACCTCCACCAAGACGCTCAAGTCCCCTTCCAACATGTTGATCGTCAATCTTGCTCTAAGTGATCTAACTTTCTCGGCTGTCAATGGATTTCCTCTCTTGACTGTATCTGCTTTCAATACTAAATGGGTGTTCGGTGATGTCGCCTGTCAATTCTACGGGTTTATAGGAGGTATATTTGGACTCATGTCAATCAACACATTGGCTATGATATCTATTGATCGATgtatttgtatcaccaggccacTTCAGGCGGCAAGAATCATGACGCGAAAGACGGCTTTCCTCATGATCGTCGTCGTTTGGGTTTGGGCAGTTGGATGGTCCTTGTTGCCATTTTTTGGTCTGGGAGCCTACATTCCTGAGGGATTCCAAACCTCGTGCACGTTTGACTATTTGACCAAAAGCCTATCAAACAGGATATACATCATAGGTATGTACGTCTTCGCCTTCGCCCTACCTCTAGTACTGATTATTGGCTCATACATCATGATTATTGGTGCTATCAGAAAACATGCAAGGGAAATGGCCAGCATGGCTGACAAACTCAACGCCGAGGAAGCAGAAAAACAGGAAAAAACTAAAGCAGAGatcaaaattaccaaaattgCCATGATGCTTATCTCGCTTTTCATCCTGTCATGGAGTCCCTACGCTACCATTGCCTTAATGGCCCAGTTTGGAGATCCAAGTTTTGTCACTCCACTGATGTCGGAAATGCCGGTGATGTTGGCGAAGGCCTCCGCTATGCACAATCCTATCGTGTATGCGCTCAGTCATCCGAAATTCCGCGCCGCTTTAAATGAAAAGGCACCTTGTTTCCTCAACTGTTGCAGGCCAAGTCCAAAACCGCCGGCAGAACCCCCATCTAGAGCGCCGGTCGGACGCACCGCCAGCGAATGCAGTGCCTCGACGGTCGCAAGTTCCTATGGACCAGGATATGAAATGCAACCGACTATGAACCAAGGAGTCAACTCAGGTGAACTTGTCAAAGAACTGGTTGGCGCTATCGTCTCAATGGCTAACAACCAACCAAAAACCGTCCAGCCTGTTTTCATCCCGGGAACCGGAAGCGCTGCCGCTACGCCTGTGGCAGTACCCTCGACGCCAACACCAACAGCTGAACAAGTGCAAACCACATCAGCAGTCATTGAAAAGGCAACAAAGGAGCTGAAAGCTTAA
- the LOC117332574 gene encoding uncharacterized protein LOC117332574: MGELPIVMLMTLLYGGTIHPDITTKQDVISWSYSGNSNPNTWHERYPKCSGHRQSPIDINTNDVRPVHWLKPFVFYNYPSDSANQIAATLVNNGHTASLALASEWFIGGGSLKERYQAAEVHFHWSEKDEGGAEHSINGIKHAMEIQMMFFATKYGNLTNAMKYPDGLASIAVFADVSPEDNPIFEDLIGAITKVSQYGQTSDLRSFRLTDFLPLDPQSYYHYMGSLTSPPCHESVMWFVMSDRITLSSRQIDAFRSLQTGEVGTETAENIQDNIRPVQPLVGRTVFSSKYNLELPKAAYHSIQKRQTFSGAINRKPKFTLSGRISGKFSFNRGRKIVSRIAPAVQEQQPPLTVGHFFGRKKSVSSMNTQVQPIANINQKSSNHIIQPANGAGGPGWKSPPASAGTASKSNWAWPEAKTSGSWSPSKKDPKVPPPPPTELSKTTTTDNFILQFKNGASVNKVGSADLTGNVQFGSVQGISIRPAEGSASSNSISNTPKVGGTPNEPNMQFVHDPAVQVTKIGGVETVAPLTRPTTAANANPTMPTTMPVIETTMPPVTQNPALVMDTRYPSVATPQANGQQMGYQTTASPINNNQAWQVAGAMPTNVIPHQTPPQQQAPLWSAQAKEPASGAAPAAQNNPVHEPTVATQTTTQNPQPVTRAWQTRVSEPAIQEAPQRLWQSGVADLTHNQQKPGNTWQSSNSRSSWRSGGSQISGTVQSRHAMQGWQSGFRQAPVLTQKTPTKQEWHPISSNPNHNGRGNVAASTNTRAEQSGTSTKSGQTWQNKPAQPKTQSQKAANNWSGNAQPPKGTQAPPQQSPTPSGMPNNSTMEDAVGWFVAQLKSGSFQAKYRQLWDLLDSAITQYKKDTAKPGMEQKISELNAKLQKLGGRLRNSVTLAPNPQTYNQHRNGQAPYVSSPEQITRPYVQSRQQNVQQTDRFHVAAPQRSAYRKHDPPRSRYNQDVKSVNSMNKIDRGVNAGSVSLSNLHGKNSPDTITVPQDITVFTPVSGGHPDATPVPNPNPQALSSSMNNPQETHVSRNAEFHVAQPNQVQQQSHGYEPNAAVNEPFSTTYEQLTTMATPTTTIKMMRKKPTFSLGNSKTANSFKISGGSRFSAKSFSARKSVSSPSSSSFSSKRTGTWQDPAASLKAKLRLQGQQQRQEQAKLQQEQQMQEQLRLQQEQQHQEQLRQEQLLLEQERQRQEQLMIEQERQRQEQLLIEQERQRQEQLMIEQERQRQEQLLIEQEQQRQAQLLIQQEQQRQEELRLQQEQQRQEQLRLQQEQQRQEQQMRMQQEQQLQEQMRVQSQNQAQNFPGQQQQFMFNPTNNPFHPQQQFQQPHNKMQQHLNEVAHQHQQQPQQQQQQQQQHHQQQQQQQQQQHQQQQQHQQQQQLQQQQQQHQQSQQQQLQQHQQQQQQQHLQQQQHQQSQQQQQPQQQQQIHHQQQHQQPQQQQQQPFNPLATFEIQQQQLPAHQNQAQQQQYVGTPPPEPNQQFGSGSGMNMPPSQHGSILDQALGINPSQSKPNANTAANANTNSIIPNKGPEVASFGQQQPQVNAWAPGAWVDPIPTGQPPQGGHHAPSPQQGAGNMPTQSQHSAFNPFGGQNPFQQPEAPAVPRHEFMQTPTKVAKAPGFRRGGRVQSTAAVMQASHQQMHAHAFARPPLTTVPPPTKAVNFWNQPMVTQRIPTPAVTQMTYKPTTFPPPATKAPMPASRWAPMMPPSMPPKRPTVPATQLTKPVTSQKPKPKPKRRKQKARRNKKRKFGFSRLLAGYGPKLHVQG, translated from the exons ATGGGGGAATTACCTATTGTGATGCTAATGACTCTTTTATATGGAGGTACAATTCATCCAG ATATAACTACAAAACAAGACGTCATCAGCTGGAGTTATAGCGGAAATTCAA aCCCTAATACCTGGCACGAGAGATATCCCAAATGTAGTGGACATAGACAGTCGCCAATAGATATAAACACAAATGATGTCCGTCCCGTCCATTGGCTGAAGCCTTTCGTTTTTTATAACTATCCATCCGATTCAGCCAATCAAATAGCAGCTACGCTTGTGAACAATGGACACACAG CGAGTCTGGCCCTCGCCTCCGAGTGGTTTATAGGAGGGGGTAGCCTAAAGGAGCGGTACCAAGCTGCGGAGGTTCATTTTCACTGGAGTGAGAAGGACGAAGGCGGGGCTGAACATAGTATCAACGGCATTAAACATGCTATGGAG ATTCAAATGATGTTCTTCGCAACCAAATACGGGAATTTGACAAATGCCATGAAATACCCTGATGGACTTGCCAGTATTGCCGTATTTGCCGAT GTTTCGCCCGAAGATAACCCTATATTTGAGGACCTCATTGGTGCGATTACAAAAGTCTCTCAATATG GACAGACCTCGGACCTACGCTCCTTCCGGTTGACGGACTTCCTGCCACTTGACCCCCAGAGTTACTATCATTACATGGGCAGTTTGACCAGCCCTCCATGTCACGAAAGCGTCATGTGGTTTGTGATGAGTGACCGCATCACGCTGTCTAGTCGACAA ATTGATGCTTTCCGATCGCTTCAAACTGGTGAGGTTGGGACAGAAACAGCAGAAAATATCCAAGACAATATTCGACCCGTTCAGCCTCTTGTAGGTAGGACAGTGTTCAGCAGTAAATACAACCTCGAACTACCTAAGGCAGCCTACCATTCCATCCAAAAAAGACAAACATTTTCAGGAGCCATCAACAGAAAACCAAAATTCACATTATCTGGTAGAATTAGCGGCAAGTTCAGTTTTAATAGGGGAAGAAAAATTGTTTCGAGAATTGCACCCGCAGTACAAGAACAGCAACCACCTCTAACGGTTGGACATTTCTTTGGTCGAAAGAAGTCGGTATCATCGATGAATACCCAGGTACAGCCAATAGCCAATATCAATCAAAAGTCGTCTAACCACATAATCCAACCAGCAAACGGTGCTGGTGGTCCAGGATGGAAATCACCTCCAGCATCAGCCGGTACCGCATCTAAGAGCAACTGGGCATGGCCTGAGGCAAAGACGTCAGGTTCATGGTCTCCCTCCAAAAAGGATCCCAAAGTTCCTCCTCCACCACCGACAGAATTATCTAAAACAACTACTACCGATAACTTTATATTACAGTTCAAAAACGGCGCAAGCGTAAATAAGGTAGGATCGGCAGACCTGACAGGTAATGTCCAATTCGGTTCAGTTCAAGGAATTTCTATTCGGCCAGCCGAAGGCTCAGCAAGTAGCAATAGCATCAGCAACACCCCGAAAGTAGGAGGTACACCAAACGAGCCAAATATGCAATTTGTTCATGACCCTGCAGTACAAGTGACAAAGATTGGAGGTGTGGAAACAGTTGCTCCATTGACTAGACCAACAACAGCAGCCAATGCCAATCCTACCATGCCCACGACCATGCCTGTCATCGAGACTACTATGCCACCAGTAACACAAAACCCTGCCTTGGTTATGGATACAAGGTACCCTTCAGTAGCTACCCCGCAAGCAAATGGACAACAAATGGGATATCAAACCACTGCAAGTCCCATTAATAACAATCAGGCATGGCAGGTAGCCGGCGCTATGCCTACAAATGTGATTCCACACCaaacaccaccacaacaacaAGCGCCACTCTGGTCTGCCCAGGCGAAGGAACCAGCATCTGGGGCAGCACCAGCAGCACAAAACAATCCAGTCCATGAACCGACTGTTGCCACTCAGACGACAACACAAAATCCACAACCAGTTACTCGTGCATGGCAAACACGTGTCTCTGAACCAGCTATACAAGAGGCACCTCAACGGCTGTGGCAATCGGGTGTTGCCGACCTGACACATAATCAGCAGAAACCAGGAAACACGTGGCAGTCCAGTAATTCGCGATCATCTTGGAGATCAGGGGGCTCTCAGATCTCAGGGACAGTACAGTCTAGGCATGCAATGCAGGGATGGCAATCGGGATTTAGGCAGGCACCCGTGCTGACCCAAAAGACTCCAACGAAACAAGAGTGGCATCCGATATCCTCAAATCCAAACCACAATGGCCGTGGAAACGTGGCCGCTAGCACCAACACTAGAGCCGAACAATCTGGAACATCAACAAAATCGGGTCAGACATGGCAGAATAAACCAGCACAACCTAAAACGCAATCACAAAAAGCAGCAAACAACTGGTCAGGGAATGCACAGCCTCCCAAGGGCACGCAAGCCCCTCCACAGCAATCACCAACACCGTCTGGTATGCCAAACAATTCAACAATGGAGGACGCCGTTGGGTGGTTTGTCGCTCAATTAAAAAGCGGCTCATTCCAAGCAAAATATCGACAGTTGTGGGATCTGCTCGATTCCGCCATAACACAGTACAAAAAAGACACAGCAAAACCTGGTATGGAACAAAAAATCAGTGAACTCAACGCCAAATTGCAAAAGCTCGGAGGTAGATTGAGGAATTCAGTAACACTAGCTCCGAATCCTCAAACATATAATCAACATCGAAATGGGCAAGCACCATACGTTTCCTCCCCTGAACAAATAACACGTCCATACGTTCAATCAAGACAACAAAACGTTCAACAAACGGACAGGTTCCACGTTGCAGCACCGCAAAGATCAGCATATCGGAAACACGACCCTCCACGCTCGCGTTACAATCAGGACGTAAAATCAGTTAACTCAATGAATAAAATTGATAGAGGAGTAAATGCTGGCTCAGTATCACTAAGTAATCTTCATGGTAAAAATTCACCTGATACAATTACAGTACCTCAAGATATCACTGTGTTCACCCCAGTGAGCGGTGGACATCCAGATGCAACCCCCGTTCCGAACCCAAATCCACAGGCATTGTCGAGCTCAATGAATAATCCTCAAGAAACACACGTATCAAGAAATGCTGAATTTCACGTTGCACAACCTAACCAGGTCCAACAGCAGTCACATGGGTATGAGCCTAATGCAGCAGTTAATGAGCCTTTCAGTACAACCTACGAGCAATTAACAACAATGGCCACGCCGACAACTACCATCAAAATGATGCGAAAGAAACCAACGTTTTCACTAGGAAATAGCAAAACGGCTAACAGTTTCAAAATTTCAGGAGGATCCAGATTTTCTGCGAAATCATTTTCTGCTCGTAAATCTGTATCATCGCCTTCATCTTCTTCGTTTTCCTCCAAACGGACCGGCACTTGGCAAGACCCTGCTGCCAGTTTAAAGGCAAAGCTTCGGCTTCAGGGGCAGCAGCAGCGACAGGAACAGGCAAAATTACAGCAGGAACAGCAAATGCAGGAACAGTTAAGATTGCAACAAGAACAACAGCATCAAGAACAGTTACGTCAAGAGCAATTGTTGTTAGAACAAGAACGCCAGCGTCAAGAACAATTGATGATAGAGCAAGAACGCCAGCGCCAAGAACAATTGTTGATAGAGCAAGAACGCCAACGTCAAGAACAATTGATGATAGAGCAAGAACGCCAACGTCAAGAACAATTGTTGATAGAGCAGGAGCAGCAACGCCAAGCACAATTGTTGATACAGCAGGAGCAACAGCGTCAAGAAGAATTGAGATTACAACAGGAGCAGCAACGTCAAGAACAGCTAAGATTACAGCAGGAACAACAACGTCAAGAACAACAAATGAGAATGCAACAGGAGCAGCAACTTCAAGAACAAATGAGGGTTCAATCACAAAACCAAGCACAAAATTTCCCAGGTCAACAGCAACAGTTTATGTTTAATCCTACAAATAATCCTTTCCATCCACAACAGCAATTTCAACAACCTCATAATAAAATGCAGCAACATCTCAATGAAGTAGCGCACCAACATCAACAGCAAccacagcagcagcagcagcagcagcaacaacatcatcaacaacaacaacaacaacaacaacaacaacatcaacaacaacaacaacatcaacaacaacagcagttgcagcagcaacaacaacaacaccagcAGTCGCAACAACAGCAACTACAACAACaccagcagcagcagcaacaacagcatttacaacaacaacaacaccagcAGTCGCAGCAACAGCAGCAGCcgcagcagcaacaacaaatccaccaccaacaacaacatcagCAGccacagcagcagcagcaacaaccGTTTAACCCGTTGGCAACTTTTGAAATTCAACAACAGCAGCTTCCGGCACATCAGAATCAAGCACAGCAACAACAATACGTCGGAACGCCTCCTCCTGAACCAAATCAGCAATTTGGATCTGGAAGCGGAATGAACATGCCTCCGTCTCAACACGGATCAATTTTAGACCAAGCACTGGGTATCAATCCGTCACAATCTAAACCAAATGCCAATACCGCAGCCAATGCCAACACAAATAGCATTATTCCAAACAAAGGTCCAGAGGTGGCCTCATTTGGTCAACAACAACCACAGGTAAATGCCTGGGCACCAGGTGCTTGGGTAGATCCTATTCCTACTGGTCAACCACCGCAAGGTGGTCATCATGCACCTAGCCCACAACAAGGTGCCGGTAATATGCCTACGCAGTCACAACATTCCGCCTTTAATCCGTTTGGTGGACAGAATCCATTCCAGCAACCAGAAGCACCTGCGGTACCTCGACATGAGTTTATGCAAACACCAACTAAGGTCGCTAAAGCTCCAGGCTTCCGTCGAGGCGGGAGAGTCCAGAGTACGGCTGCTGTTATGCAAGCTAGTCACCAGCAAATGCATGCACACGCTTTTGCAAGACCACCGTTAACAACTGTGCCCCCACCGACAAAGGCTGTAAATTTCTGGAACCAGCCAATGGTCACCCAGAGGATCCCAACACCAGCTGTCACCCAAATGACGTACAAACCTACAACTTTCCCTCCACCAGCCACCAAAGCTCCGATGCCAGCCTCTAGATGGGCACCTATGATGCCACCATCTATGCCGCCAAAGAGACCGACAGTACCAGCAACACAGTTGACCAAGCCGGTTACATCTCAAAAACCTAAACCTAAGCCTAAAAGGAGGAAACAAAAGGCCAGAAG gaATAAAAAGAGAAAGTTCGGCTTTTCACGATTAC